The following coding sequences lie in one Alosa alosa isolate M-15738 ecotype Scorff River chromosome 21, AALO_Geno_1.1, whole genome shotgun sequence genomic window:
- the ndufc1 gene encoding NADH dehydrogenase [ubiquinone] 1 subunit C1, mitochondrial, which translates to MSLNRLLLRTATVTRTVTRSAFTSSKQDTANPNWVRVGLAFASSGILWGLLFSQHSIDVQEYKASQGIE; encoded by the exons ATGTCTTTGAATCGGCTATTACTTCGAACGGCAACAGTCACCAGGA CTGTTACTAGATCTGCCTTCACTTCCTCTAAACAGGACACAGCAAATCCCAACTGGGTTCGCGTGGGACTTGCTTTCGCAAGCTCTGGCATCCTATGGGGCTTG cTTTTCAGTCAGCACAGCATAGATGTACAGGAGTACAAAGCCAGCCAGGGAATTGAATGA
- the mgarpa gene encoding protein MGARP isoform X4, translating to MSLCRAALQRSGPLARHLLTKSPFSHLNRNVPRRTMSSVPGGSGENIVYALLCGGALAASLAYTYQTVTSDHDRFNDRIADINERPKTEWKPKPWPPKSRDDDEEAV from the exons ATGTCTCTGTGTCGGGCAGCTTTGCAGAGATCTGGGCCTCTGGCTCGGCATTTACTCACAAAATCCCCCTTCTCTCACCTTAACAGAAATG tcCCTCGAAGGACCATGTCATCAGTCCCTGGTGGCTCCGGCGAGAACATTGTTTATGCTTTGCTCTGCGGTGGCGCGCTGGCTGCGTCTCTCGCCTAC ACTTACCAAACCGTGACCTCAGACCACGACAGGTTTAATGACCGTATCGCTGACATTAACGAGCGACCCAAGACCGAATGGAAGCCTAAACCATGGCCACCCAAGA GCagggatgatgatgaggagg CGGTTTAA
- the mgarpa gene encoding protein MGARP isoform X5 has protein sequence MSLCRAALQRSGPLARHLLTKSPFSHLNRNVPRRTMSSVPGGSGENIVYALLCGGALAASLAYTYQTVTSDHDRFNDRIADINERPKTEWKPKPWPPKTV, from the exons ATGTCTCTGTGTCGGGCAGCTTTGCAGAGATCTGGGCCTCTGGCTCGGCATTTACTCACAAAATCCCCCTTCTCTCACCTTAACAGAAATG tcCCTCGAAGGACCATGTCATCAGTCCCTGGTGGCTCCGGCGAGAACATTGTTTATGCTTTGCTCTGCGGTGGCGCGCTGGCTGCGTCTCTCGCCTAC ACTTACCAAACCGTGACCTCAGACCACGACAGGTTTAATGACCGTATCGCTGACATTAACGAGCGACCCAAGACCGAATGGAAGCCTAAACCATGGCCACCCAAGA CGGTTTAA